A genomic window from Nosocomiicoccus massiliensis includes:
- the ispG gene encoding flavodoxin-dependent (E)-4-hydroxy-3-methylbut-2-enyl-diphosphate synthase has translation MSEITHRKNTRPVRVGDLVIGGSDEIIIQSMTTTKTHDVEATVAEIKRLEEAGCQIVRVACPREEDALAIKEIKKQINIPLVVDIHFDYRLALLAIEGGADKIRINPGNIGKRERVEAVVNACKEKGIPIRIGVNAGSLERHIIEKYGYPTADGMLESALHHIKILEDLDFHDIIVSMKASDVHLAIEAYEKASKAFDYPLHIGITESGTLFAGTVKSAAGLGVLINKGIGNTMRISLSADPVEEVKVQKELLKTFGLASNAATLIACPTCGRIEIDLIAIANEVEEYISNIKAPIKVAVLGCAVNGPGEAREADIGIAGARGEGLLFMHGKTVRKVPEETMVEELKKEIDILAEAHYEKERQRKKELANENK, from the coding sequence ATGTCAGAAATTACACATCGTAAAAACACTCGTCCTGTACGAGTTGGCGATCTAGTGATTGGTGGCTCAGACGAGATTATCATTCAAAGTATGACAACGACGAAAACCCATGACGTTGAGGCGACAGTCGCTGAAATTAAACGTTTAGAAGAAGCAGGTTGTCAAATCGTGCGCGTCGCTTGTCCACGTGAAGAAGATGCGCTAGCAATTAAAGAAATTAAAAAACAAATTAACATACCATTAGTCGTCGATATTCACTTCGACTATAGACTTGCACTACTCGCTATTGAAGGCGGTGCAGATAAAATTCGTATCAATCCGGGTAACATCGGTAAACGTGAACGCGTTGAAGCGGTTGTTAATGCGTGTAAAGAAAAAGGGATACCGATTCGTATCGGTGTAAACGCAGGAAGCTTAGAGCGTCACATTATCGAAAAATATGGTTATCCGACAGCTGACGGAATGTTAGAAAGTGCGTTACACCATATTAAAATATTAGAAGACTTAGATTTCCACGATATTATCGTATCTATGAAAGCTTCTGACGTTCATTTAGCAATCGAAGCGTACGAGAAAGCATCTAAAGCATTCGACTACCCGCTTCATATCGGTATCACTGAAAGTGGTACGTTATTTGCTGGGACAGTTAAAAGTGCTGCAGGGCTTGGGGTGCTCATCAATAAAGGAATTGGTAATACGATGAGAATCTCATTATCCGCAGATCCTGTTGAAGAAGTAAAAGTTCAAAAAGAATTATTAAAAACATTTGGACTCGCTTCAAACGCAGCAACACTTATCGCGTGTCCGACATGTGGACGTATTGAAATCGACTTAATTGCGATCGCAAATGAAGTCGAAGAATACATTTCAAATATTAAAGCACCGATAAAAGTAGCCGTTCTTGGATGTGCAGTAAACGGTCCAGGAGAAGCACGTGAAGCGGACATTGGAATTGCAGGGGCGCGCGGAGAAGGATTACTATTTATGCACGGAAAAACAGTGCGAAAAGTACCTGAAGAAACGATGGTCGAGGAACTTAAAAAAGAAATCGACATTTTAGCTGAAGCACATTACGAAAAAGAAAGACAACGTAAAAAAGAACTTGCAAATGAAAATAAATAA
- a CDS encoding DUF1189 family protein translates to MDYLKYFKRLLKFEKYPLFRTVPFKYLLLNILIIGILLSVPYMLSFFNTNQFANALSEVKDEIPHFEIKDGYYVGDEKTLTTSKGRIVFTEESLPLEDAFIIFQHQGIQIHNMTEDYLPYSSFNKFNNENELKQYIDTHMKSTGFFFAVYSIIQIIVMAAFSFTLLLLLSFILNKIASMRNKRTDYMNWFKIISYSFVIPTILFTILKLITGKELWFIYIIVLIFLIYYDKKLPVFKKKQTIK, encoded by the coding sequence ATGGATTATTTAAAATATTTCAAACGACTACTGAAGTTTGAAAAGTATCCTCTATTTAGAACTGTACCCTTTAAGTATCTGTTATTAAACATATTAATTATAGGTATACTTCTTTCAGTCCCTTATATGTTATCTTTTTTTAATACAAATCAATTTGCAAATGCTCTAAGCGAAGTAAAAGACGAAATTCCTCATTTTGAAATTAAAGATGGCTATTACGTTGGAGATGAAAAAACCTTAACTACCTCTAAAGGTCGAATTGTCTTTACAGAAGAGTCTTTACCATTAGAAGATGCCTTTATAATATTTCAACATCAAGGCATTCAAATTCATAATATGACTGAAGATTATTTACCTTACTCAAGTTTTAATAAATTTAATAACGAAAACGAGTTAAAGCAATATATTGATACACATATGAAGAGTACTGGATTCTTTTTTGCAGTGTATTCAATCATACAAATTATAGTGATGGCTGCATTTTCATTTACATTATTATTACTACTATCATTTATATTAAATAAAATTGCATCAATGAGAAATAAACGTACGGATTATATGAACTGGTTTAAAATCATTTCTTATAGTTTCGTCATTCCGACGATACTCTTTACAATTTTAAAACTGATAACGGGTAAAGAACTTTGGTTCATATATATTATCGTATTAATCTTCTTAATATATTACGACAAGAAACTACCCGTATTCAAAAAGAAGCAGACGATAAAATAG
- a CDS encoding superoxide dismutase gives MAFELPELDYAYDALEPTIDKETMEIHYSRHHNTYVTNLNNAVEGTEFENKSLEELVKDIDSLPEDIRTAVRNNGGGHYNHSLFWQLLTPEQKDVPAELKEAIEDKFGSLDSFKEKFEAAAAGRFGSGWAWLVVGNDGLEIISTPNQDNPLMEDKTPVFGVDVWEHAYYLKYQNKRPEYLGAIWNVVNWEKVNELYQEAK, from the coding sequence ATGGCATTTGAACTACCTGAGTTAGACTATGCATATGATGCGTTAGAGCCTACAATCGACAAAGAAACTATGGAGATTCACTACTCTAGACATCATAACACTTACGTAACAAACTTAAACAACGCAGTTGAAGGTACAGAATTCGAAAACAAATCTTTAGAAGAATTAGTAAAAGATATCGATTCATTACCTGAAGATATTCGTACTGCTGTAAGAAACAACGGTGGTGGACACTACAACCACTCATTATTCTGGCAATTATTAACTCCAGAACAAAAAGACGTACCAGCTGAACTTAAAGAAGCTATCGAAGATAAATTCGGTTCTTTAGATTCATTCAAAGAGAAATTTGAAGCTGCAGCTGCAGGTCGTTTTGGATCTGGTTGGGCATGGTTAGTTGTTGGGAATGATGGTTTAGAAATTATTTCTACTCCTAACCAAGATAACCCATTAATGGAAGATAAAACACCTGTGTTTGGTGTGGATGTATGGGAGCATGCGTACTACCTTAAATACCAAAACAAACGTCCAGAGTACTTAGGTGCAATTTGGAACGTTGTAAACTGGGAAAAAGTCAACGAGTTATACCAAGAAGCTAAATAA
- a CDS encoding penicillin-binding transpeptidase domain-containing protein — protein MRNLAEAAKQRADLNGDIEWDIRPEFLDTVTLVVQDPYNGDILAMVGKHINKDGDIEDFDYGTFAVSYVPGSSVKIGTVVTGYQNDVLQPGESQVDEPLVFADGTNKSSFFNRDNSYNVDDQHALMVSSNVYMIKIALRLLGLEYDRNMPLPSDISNDAYKLRNGLNQFGLGVSTGIDLPNEETGISPPLTNNPGNYLDLAIGQYDTYSTLQLSQYISTVANGGNRMQSHLAKEIREHNPNEPGKVIRSFNGNVLNTVMMTDAEKEQISKGLYDVFNTHHQSTDRYGTGWDAYHELEPKAAGKTGTAEAYREGVSVLNQTYIGYAPYDNPDMAFSIIWPTTPMTIPFFPAQYMGRDVIQKYYELEYGAPKKDYYKYNLDEFYRRIKAGTYDS, from the coding sequence ATGCGTAATTTAGCAGAAGCTGCAAAACAACGTGCGGATTTAAATGGCGATATCGAATGGGACATTCGACCAGAGTTTTTAGATACTGTGACTCTTGTCGTACAAGATCCATATAATGGTGATATTTTAGCGATGGTTGGTAAACATATTAATAAAGACGGAGATATTGAAGATTTTGATTATGGTACATTTGCTGTGAGTTATGTACCAGGTTCATCCGTTAAAATTGGTACGGTTGTTACAGGTTATCAAAACGATGTTCTACAACCTGGAGAATCACAAGTCGATGAACCACTCGTATTTGCAGATGGTACGAACAAATCTTCATTCTTTAACCGTGACAATAGTTACAACGTAGACGATCAACACGCTTTAATGGTATCTTCGAACGTTTACATGATTAAAATCGCACTTCGTTTACTCGGCTTAGAATACGATCGTAATATGCCACTGCCAAGTGATATTTCTAACGATGCATATAAACTAAGAAATGGGTTAAATCAATTTGGACTTGGTGTGTCAACAGGTATTGACTTACCTAATGAAGAGACAGGTATTTCTCCACCACTAACTAATAACCCTGGGAACTATTTAGACTTAGCGATTGGACAATATGACACGTACTCTACACTACAGCTTTCACAATATATTTCTACAGTTGCGAACGGTGGTAATAGAATGCAATCACACCTTGCAAAAGAAATTAGAGAGCATAATCCAAATGAACCAGGAAAAGTAATACGCTCGTTCAATGGTAATGTTTTAAATACTGTCATGATGACTGACGCTGAAAAAGAACAAATTTCTAAAGGGTTATATGATGTATTTAATACCCATCATCAATCGACGGATAGATACGGAACAGGATGGGATGCGTATCATGAATTAGAACCAAAAGCTGCTGGTAAAACAGGAACTGCAGAAGCGTATCGTGAAGGAGTTTCAGTTTTAAACCAAACGTATATCGGATATGCACCATATGACAATCCAGATATGGCATTCTCTATTATATGGCCAACGACACCGATGACGATTCCATTCTTCCCAGCCCAATATATGGGAAGAGATGTTATCCAAAAATATTATGAGCTTGAATATGGTGCGCCTAAAAAAGATTACTACAAATATAATTTAGATGAATTTTACAGACGAATTAAAGCAGGCACGTATGATAGTTAG
- a CDS encoding PstS family phosphate ABC transporter substrate-binding protein gives MKKQTLSVAMMLVLGGTLAACNNDAENDDNNASNETSTETNEEKSSVTEQAIVGDGSSTVFPILEIVNEDYNAEYGSAAEIGVSGTGAGFDRFIAGETDFQNASRPIKDEEKQALEDAGIEYTELEVAIDGLTVAVNKDNDFVKDLTFEELYKIYSGQAETWADVRSDFPDEKIVVYGPDQSHGTHDFFKEEVMDDEDIQGELIQDTNQVVNAVTSDKNAIGFFGYNFYLNNKDKLQAVAIQGEDSTEAVEPTEENVKSYKYPLSRALYVYVADEKVKENESLSQFIEFLLDNASVAAEDSGYVALDEEKLNEQKDKFKEIIGN, from the coding sequence TTGAAAAAGCAAACTTTAAGCGTAGCAATGATGTTAGTTCTAGGAGGTACACTTGCAGCATGTAATAATGATGCTGAAAATGATGACAACAATGCATCAAATGAAACAAGCACAGAAACGAACGAAGAAAAATCTTCAGTCACTGAACAAGCGATTGTTGGTGACGGTTCAAGCACAGTGTTCCCTATCTTAGAAATCGTCAATGAAGACTACAATGCTGAATACGGAAGTGCAGCAGAAATTGGAGTATCTGGTACAGGTGCTGGGTTTGACAGATTTATCGCAGGTGAAACAGATTTCCAAAACGCTTCACGTCCAATTAAAGATGAAGAAAAACAAGCGTTAGAAGACGCAGGTATTGAATACACTGAATTAGAAGTCGCGATTGACGGTTTAACTGTAGCAGTTAACAAAGACAACGATTTTGTAAAAGACTTAACATTTGAAGAGTTATACAAAATCTACTCAGGTCAAGCTGAAACATGGGCGGATGTTCGTAGTGACTTCCCAGATGAAAAAATTGTTGTATATGGTCCAGACCAATCTCACGGAACACATGACTTCTTTAAAGAAGAAGTCATGGATGATGAAGACATTCAAGGTGAGTTAATCCAAGATACAAACCAAGTAGTAAACGCAGTTACATCTGATAAAAATGCAATTGGTTTCTTCGGATATAACTTCTACTTAAACAACAAAGATAAGTTACAAGCAGTAGCGATCCAAGGTGAAGATAGCACAGAAGCTGTTGAACCAACAGAAGAAAACGTTAAGAGTTATAAATATCCACTTTCAAGAGCATTATACGTGTATGTTGCGGATGAGAAAGTGAAAGAAAACGAATCGTTAAGTCAATTCATTGAGTTCTTATTAGATAATGCATCAGTAGCTGCTGAAGATTCTGGTTACGTAGCATTAGACGAAGAGAAGCTTAATGAGCAAAAGGATAAGTTCAAAGAGATTATTGGGAACTAA
- the pstC gene encoding phosphate ABC transporter permease subunit PstC, whose translation MKDLSIQQQIERKKRSKTLEKAVPIVLFSITIVSVLTTIGILYTLISETFHFLREVSIVEFLTSKTWNAFSSTPTFGIFPLVLGTLKIVVIATLFAVPTGVFSAIYLSEYAPKSVRKVLKPTLEVLAGIPTVVYGAFAITVVTPMLQSIFSSMGHFNAISPGLVVGIMILPMITSLTDDAITSVPDAVREGSYGLGATQLETVFKVVLPAALSGILASIVLATSRAIGETMIVSIAAGSTPNSSFNLFESLQTMTGFIVQVTSGDAAFGSQVYYSLYAVGITLFIFTLIMNVLAMWIAKRFREEY comes from the coding sequence ATGAAGGATTTAAGTATACAACAACAAATAGAACGAAAAAAACGTTCAAAAACTCTTGAGAAAGCAGTACCTATCGTACTGTTTTCTATTACTATTGTTTCAGTATTAACAACAATAGGTATTTTATATACATTAATTTCTGAAACATTCCATTTTTTAAGAGAAGTATCAATTGTGGAATTTTTAACGAGTAAAACATGGAACGCTTTTAGTAGCACGCCAACATTCGGTATATTCCCATTAGTCTTAGGAACGTTAAAAATAGTTGTTATTGCGACATTGTTTGCTGTTCCAACAGGTGTATTTTCAGCAATTTATTTATCTGAATACGCACCAAAATCAGTGCGTAAAGTATTAAAGCCAACATTAGAAGTGTTAGCTGGTATTCCAACAGTTGTATATGGGGCATTTGCGATCACAGTGGTCACACCGATGTTACAATCTATTTTTTCATCGATGGGCCACTTTAATGCAATTAGTCCGGGACTTGTTGTTGGAATTATGATTTTACCAATGATTACAAGTTTAACTGATGACGCGATTACGAGTGTACCTGATGCAGTTAGAGAAGGGTCTTATGGACTCGGTGCAACGCAGTTAGAAACTGTTTTTAAAGTAGTCTTACCGGCTGCTTTATCAGGGATTTTAGCGTCAATCGTACTTGCAACAAGTCGAGCTATCGGTGAGACGATGATCGTTTCAATTGCAGCAGGGTCAACACCAAATAGCAGTTTCAACTTATTTGAGTCACTTCAAACGATGACAGGGTTTATCGTACAAGTGACGTCTGGTGATGCAGCATTCGGTTCTCAAGTGTATTACAGTTTATATGCTGTTGGTATCACGCTATTTATATTTACTTTAATTATGAACGTATTAGCAATGTGGATTGCAAAAAGATTTAGGGAGGAATACTAA
- the pstA gene encoding phosphate ABC transporter permease PstA: MAMDEAVLVKRQSKRRMLNSIMSKVFFLSTMIGIVVLIILLASILKQGVGALSIDFFTNFSSSRPERAGIKGALIGTLWLMALTTPIAVILSVGTAIYLEEYAPKNKLTHFIEVNISNLAGVPSVVFGLLGLTIFVRQFGLGNSVLAASLTLALMIMPVIIVSSKEALRSVPNSIREGSIGLGASKWQTIYRIVLPAAVPGIITGIILAVSRAIGETAPLVVIGIPVALLATPKSVFDSFQALPMQIYNWVKMPQEAFVSLTSAGIIVLLAMLLLMNLVAVLIRNKYSKRF, encoded by the coding sequence ATGGCTATGGATGAAGCAGTATTAGTCAAAAGACAATCAAAGCGTCGAATGCTGAATTCTATTATGAGCAAAGTATTCTTCTTATCAACGATGATCGGTATTGTTGTGTTAATTATTCTTTTAGCATCGATTTTAAAACAAGGTGTCGGTGCGTTATCTATTGATTTCTTTACTAACTTTAGTTCAAGTCGACCAGAAAGAGCAGGAATTAAGGGTGCCTTAATTGGTACTTTATGGTTAATGGCTCTAACAACACCTATAGCAGTTATATTATCTGTCGGAACAGCTATTTATTTAGAAGAATATGCGCCGAAAAACAAACTCACTCACTTTATCGAAGTGAATATTTCGAACTTAGCCGGAGTACCATCTGTCGTATTTGGTTTACTTGGTTTAACAATATTTGTAAGACAATTTGGCTTAGGGAATTCAGTTCTCGCTGCGAGTTTAACGTTAGCGCTAATGATAATGCCGGTAATTATCGTATCGAGTAAAGAAGCATTACGTAGTGTGCCAAATTCTATTCGAGAAGGTTCAATCGGACTTGGTGCATCTAAATGGCAAACGATTTATAGAATCGTTTTACCTGCAGCAGTACCTGGTATTATAACGGGTATTATACTAGCGGTATCTCGTGCAATAGGTGAAACAGCGCCACTCGTTGTAATTGGAATTCCAGTTGCATTATTAGCGACTCCAAAAAGTGTTTTTGATTCATTCCAAGCACTTCCAATGCAAATATATAACTGGGTAAAAATGCCACAAGAAGCGTTTGTTAGTTTAACATCAGCTGGAATTATCGTATTACTCGCGATGTTATTACTCATGAACCTTGTCGCAGTACTCATAAGAAATAAATATTCAAAAAGATTTTAG
- the pstB gene encoding phosphate ABC transporter ATP-binding protein PstB, which produces MTNNLNLWYGDTHALKDVNLAFNEKEISAIIGPSGCGKSTFIKTLNRMVELVPNVRIEGDILYREQDILNKKMSLESLRTKVGMVFQKPNPFPKSIYENIVYGPRVHGIKDKKTLDEIVERSLKQAALWDEVKDRLKDNAYGLSGGQQQRLCIARTLAIEPDVILMDEPTSALDPISTIKIEDLMQELKEKYSIIIVTHNMQQAARVSDKTAFFYNGSVIEYDDTKVIFENPRDQRTEDYVTGRFG; this is translated from the coding sequence ATGACAAATAATTTAAATCTTTGGTACGGAGACACGCATGCATTAAAAGATGTAAACTTAGCATTTAACGAAAAAGAAATTAGTGCGATTATCGGACCATCTGGTTGTGGTAAATCGACTTTCATTAAGACGTTAAACCGAATGGTCGAGCTCGTTCCTAACGTTAGAATTGAAGGAGATATTTTATATAGAGAACAAGATATTTTAAATAAAAAAATGTCTCTTGAATCGTTAAGAACAAAAGTTGGAATGGTGTTCCAAAAGCCGAACCCATTCCCAAAATCTATCTATGAGAATATCGTGTACGGTCCAAGAGTACATGGTATTAAAGATAAAAAGACACTCGATGAAATCGTTGAGAGAAGTTTAAAACAAGCAGCACTTTGGGACGAAGTAAAAGATCGTCTTAAAGATAATGCATATGGTCTATCAGGCGGACAGCAACAACGTTTATGTATTGCTAGAACACTCGCGATTGAACCAGATGTTATATTAATGGACGAACCGACAAGTGCACTAGATCCAATCTCTACAATTAAAATCGAAGATTTAATGCAAGAGTTAAAAGAAAAATATTCGATTATTATCGTGACACACAACATGCAACAAGCAGCTCGTGTTTCAGATAAAACGGCATTTTTCTATAACGGATCGGTAATCGAATATGATGATACTAAAGTCATCTTTGAAAACCCTCGTGATCAACGTACAGAAGATTATGTAACAGGTAGGTTTGGATAA
- the phoU gene encoding phosphate signaling complex protein PhoU, translating to MKPRQNFINNLDEVTSYVFRLSNEVEKRIDKLIHCIEHRNVDALKDISKEDIVVNDLELLINEKIISLITLEAPVASDLRMLISYIKIAEDLERVADNVVNIANVSAEYNIGSEEIINKFKSMLQLSKLMLSDATVAMETKDLALIKELLSRDEDIDMLYIDTTSEAIEKIEDKVIMSQVVLIAKYIERIGDHLENISEHLYYYLTGRQYQ from the coding sequence ATGAAGCCGAGACAAAATTTTATTAATAATTTAGATGAAGTCACTTCATATGTTTTTAGATTATCAAACGAAGTAGAAAAAAGAATTGATAAACTCATTCACTGTATAGAACATAGAAATGTAGATGCGCTAAAAGATATTTCTAAAGAAGATATTGTTGTCAATGACTTAGAGCTTCTAATTAATGAAAAGATTATATCTTTAATTACATTAGAAGCACCAGTTGCCTCTGATTTAAGAATGTTAATCTCTTATATTAAAATCGCAGAAGATTTAGAGCGAGTGGCAGATAACGTTGTAAATATTGCAAACGTAAGTGCTGAATATAATATCGGTTCAGAAGAAATTATCAACAAATTTAAGTCGATGTTACAGCTGTCAAAACTCATGCTTTCAGATGCGACCGTTGCCATGGAAACAAAAGATTTAGCTTTAATTAAAGAACTATTATCTAGAGACGAAGATATCGATATGCTTTATATCGATACGACGTCAGAAGCAATCGAAAAAATTGAAGATAAAGTCATTATGAGTCAAGTTGTGTTAATCGCTAAATATATTGAACGTATCGGTGATCACTTAGAAAATATAAGTGAACATCTATACTATTACTTGACTGGTAGACAGTATCAATAA
- a CDS encoding 5-formyltetrahydrofolate cyclo-ligase, whose product MSKKELRHEMIVKLKSLNPTDKRQKEQNIYQSLKKFIHEHSINSVGIVLSMPHEIDTLPIIEYLNDNNIAVYGPKSNYKTKEMDFYRVNSADEIFKDEKGIFIPTSNELNNDVDLLVVPGVIFNDKGYRTGYGGGFYDRFLKGYQGKTVSILFDEQFGEVIVESHDMPVDYLITPTKNINARENRL is encoded by the coding sequence ATGAGTAAAAAAGAACTACGTCACGAGATGATTGTAAAGTTAAAGTCACTTAATCCAACGGATAAAAGACAAAAAGAACAGAATATATATCAATCTTTAAAGAAATTTATACACGAACACAGTATAAACTCTGTTGGGATTGTTTTATCGATGCCACATGAAATTGATACGCTTCCGATTATTGAATACTTAAACGATAATAATATTGCTGTATATGGTCCAAAATCGAACTATAAAACAAAAGAAATGGACTTTTATAGAGTGAATAGTGCTGATGAAATTTTCAAAGATGAAAAAGGGATTTTTATACCAACATCAAACGAATTAAATAACGACGTCGATTTACTAGTCGTCCCAGGAGTTATATTTAATGATAAAGGTTATCGTACGGGCTATGGTGGTGGCTTTTACGATAGATTTTTAAAGGGTTATCAAGGAAAAACTGTGTCAATTTTATTCGATGAACAGTTCGGTGAGGTGATCGTTGAATCACACGACATGCCTGTCGATTATTTAATCACGCCGACAAAAAATATTAACGCAAGAGAGAATAGACTATGA
- a CDS encoding rhomboid family protein, translated as MINKWQAAYEIVRYTKYVFSRYDEVADTIWLKNRKNRSLMILVDGQFEDEEIETTTKILYDNKANIDAAVDFNVSKIYVHYIDCEPFKRQFKSKALKVIHTGTDSIANVILNPFYKIDTKYKKSKPLDWYKKRVLSSNPLETYLIKFTPMTLILIMINTLIFLTNLFYIHIRDSVHITNNLGLTHHGVNQDTEFYRLISSAFLHADVEHFLFNIFAIYVLGKFVESIYGSTKMLITYVLTAIVANIVSLVFITNALSLGASGATYGMMGLLVIHLLVYKKVQKKLIFQVLVAFVVIGILTSFFSNINHYAHAGGFIYGLILGVIYNFKKVDFKIAIGAFILMIVLPVSMWMIQRDHVSYQPYDEEALRYFYEKDYTHALEKVNETFKYGNETSMSYYILGKLYEVAGDDAAAEENFNVAFELDPKNEYVLKRKLLELRKNQDFEAMAKLSEDVNVNKVKDEELSVILEELSFRGY; from the coding sequence ATGATTAACAAATGGCAAGCAGCGTATGAAATTGTACGTTATACAAAATATGTATTTTCACGTTATGACGAAGTTGCAGACACGATTTGGTTAAAAAACAGAAAAAATCGTTCACTAATGATTTTAGTTGATGGTCAATTTGAGGATGAAGAAATTGAAACTACAACTAAAATATTATATGACAATAAAGCGAATATCGATGCAGCTGTCGATTTTAATGTAAGTAAAATATATGTCCACTATATCGATTGTGAACCATTTAAACGTCAATTTAAGTCTAAAGCTCTAAAAGTTATTCACACAGGTACGGATAGTATTGCAAATGTCATATTAAATCCATTCTATAAAATAGATACGAAATATAAAAAATCTAAACCGCTAGATTGGTATAAGAAGCGTGTTTTATCAAGTAACCCGCTTGAAACGTATCTAATTAAATTTACACCGATGACGTTGATACTTATAATGATCAACACACTCATCTTTTTAACGAATTTATTTTATATTCATATACGTGATTCAGTCCACATCACGAACAACTTAGGTTTAACACATCACGGAGTCAATCAAGATACGGAGTTTTATCGACTCATTTCGAGTGCGTTTTTACATGCAGATGTCGAACACTTTTTATTTAATATATTTGCGATATACGTCCTAGGTAAATTTGTTGAATCGATATACGGCTCTACGAAAATGCTTATAACTTATGTTTTAACGGCAATCGTAGCAAATATTGTTTCTCTTGTGTTTATTACAAATGCACTTTCTCTAGGTGCAAGCGGGGCAACTTACGGTATGATGGGGCTACTCGTTATACATCTACTTGTTTATAAAAAAGTTCAAAAGAAACTCATATTTCAAGTACTCGTTGCCTTTGTTGTCATTGGTATTTTAACGAGCTTCTTTAGTAACATTAATCACTATGCGCATGCAGGTGGGTTTATATATGGGCTTATATTAGGTGTTATTTATAACTTTAAAAAAGTAGATTTCAAAATTGCTATCGGAGCATTTATCTTAATGATTGTTTTACCGGTGTCTATGTGGATGATCCAACGAGATCATGTATCATATCAACCGTATGATGAGGAAGCACTCCGTTATTTTTATGAAAAGGATTACACTCATGCTCTCGAAAAAGTGAACGAAACATTTAAATATGGAAACGAGACGAGTATGAGTTATTATATACTCGGTAAACTTTATGAAGTTGCAGGGGATGATGCAGCCGCTGAGGAAAACTTTAATGTCGCTTTTGAGCTCGATCCAAAGAATGAGTATGTATTAAAACGTAAATTGTTAGAATTACGTAAAAACCAAGACTTTGAAGCGATGGCAAAACTTAGTGAGGATGTTAATGTAAATAAAGTAAAAGATGAAGAACTTTCAGTCATACTTGAAGAATTAAGTTTTAGAGGATATTAA
- a CDS encoding DUF2759 domain-containing protein → MPFINTGELFKIGGTSIHIGVNTMSLLMLLIAVLSVYALINAVRSKNILGIIFSIAGIATFGFFSLATIFTFGYPDL, encoded by the coding sequence ATGCCTTTTATTAATACAGGTGAACTGTTTAAAATTGGTGGTACATCGATTCACATTGGTGTAAACACGATGTCACTATTAATGTTACTTATTGCAGTTTTAAGTGTATACGCATTAATAAACGCGGTAAGATCTAAAAACATTCTAGGTATTATTTTTAGTATCGCAGGAATCGCAACATTCGGATTCTTCTCACTCGCAACAATCTTTACATTTGGTTATCCAGACCTTTAA